The DNA region GAGGTTGCGCATGGTGCGGACGAAGTTGTTGCCGTCCCCGATCACCCACGAGGTGCGCAGCACGTAGTGCCGGTCGCTCTGCTGGACCGCGAGGTCTCCGGCGGCCTTGGTCTGGCCGTAGACGCCGAGCGGGCAGAGCGGGTCGTCCTCGCGGTGGCCGCCGGGCTTGTGGCTGCCGTCGAAGACGTAGTCGGTCGAGTAGTGGACCAGGGTCAGGCCGTGCATGTCGGCGACGCGGGCCAGCGCGGCCGGCGCAGCGGCGTTCGCGGCCCACGCGGTCGTCCGGCCGTCGGTCTCGGCGCGGTCGACGGCGGTGTAGGCGGCAGCGTTGAGGATCAGGTCATACTCCGGCCACGGCCACGCGGCGAGCGCCGCAGGGTCGGTGAGGTCCAGCTCGTCGAGGTCGACCTGGTCGGCGTCGGGCCAGAGCGCGGCCAGGGCCCGTCCGAGCTGTCCGCGGCACCCGGTGATCAGCGTCCGGCGCGGTCGGACCGGCTCGACGTCCTCGAGGCGCGGGTTGAGCTGGTCCTTCGCGGAGACCTCGACCTCGGGGGAGTCCAGGGGATCGGCCAAGCGATCGCGGCGGACTCGTCGGCGAGGTGCAGGGCGGGATAGCTGATCCCGGGTCGCCAGTGGTCGTTGACCAGGTAGGAGTAGAGGGTGCCGTCCTCGAGCGCCTGGTAGGAGTTCCCGACCCCGCGTGGCACGTACACCGCGGTGCCGGGGTCGAGCTCGATGCTGAACGTGGCGCCGAACGATGTGCCCTCCCGCATGTCCACCCAGGCCGCGAAGACCCGCCCGGTGGCGACCGAGACGAACTTGTCCCACGGCTCGGTGTGGATACCGCGAGTGGCGCCGCGGCGGGCGTTGAACGACATGTTGTTCTGCACCGGACCGAAGTCGGGCAGCCCGAGCGCGACCATCTTCTCCCGCTGCCAGTTCTCCTTGAACCAGCCGCGGTCGTCGTGGTGGACCGGCAGGGTGACGACCAGGAGCCCGGGGACCGGGGTCTCGGTGACGGTCAGGTCGGCGGCGCCGCTCGCGGTCGCTGCGTCGTCCATGGTCACTGGCCCTTCGCGGCGTAGGCGGCCTCGGTGGCCCCCTTCTTCGGACGCCACCAGGCCTCGTTGGCCCGGTACCAGTCGACGGTCGCGCTGAGGCCGGCCGCGAAGTCGCCGTACTGGGGGCGCCAGCCGAGCTCGTCGCGCAGCTTGGAGGCATCGATGGCGTAGCGCAGGTCGTGGCCGGCTCGGTCGGTGACCTGGTCGAAGTCGTCCTCGGCGTGGCCGAGCAGGCCGAGCAGCATCCGGACGACCTCGAGGTTCGACTTCTCGCCGTCCGCGCCGATCAGGTAGGTCTCGCCGATCGCGCCGCGCTCGAGGATCGCGAGCACCGCGGAGGAGTGGTCCTCGGTGTGGATCCAGTCGCGTACGTTGGCGCCGGCACCGTAGAGCTTCACCCGTCCGCCGGCGAGGAGGTTGGTGATCTGGCGCGGGATGAACTTCTCCACGTGCTGCCAGGGGCCGTAGTTGTTGGAGCAGTTGGAGATCGTCGCCCGCACTCCGAAGCTGCGCACCCAGGCGCGGACCAGGTGGTCGCTGCCCGCCTTGGAGGCCGAGTAAGGGCTACTCGGGTTGTACGGCGTGCTCGGGGTGAACTTCGCGGGATCGTCGAGCTCGAGATCGCCGTAGACCTCGTCGGTGGAGACGTGATGGAAGCGGACGTCGTGCCGTCGTGCCGCCTCGAGCAGGGTGAAGGTGCCGATGAGGTTGGTGCGGATGAACGGCGACGGGTCGGCGAGCGAGTTGTCGTTGTGTGACTCGGCGGCGTAGTGGACCACCGCGTCGTGCTCGGCGACCAGCGGGTCGACGACGGCCGGGTCGGCGATGTCGCCGACGACGAGGGAGACCCGGTCGGACGGGAGGCCGTCGAGGGCCTCACGGCTGGCGGCGTAGGTCATCTTGTCGAGCACCGTGACGGATGCGTCCGTGTGTCGGACGAGGTGGTGGACGAAGTTCGAGCCGATGAAGCCGGCGCCGCCGGTGACCAGGATCTGCTGCACGGCCCCAACCCTATGAGGGAGACTGGGCGCCGACAGCCGAACGGTCGATGAGCAACAGTGGGGAACGTCATGCGGGGGATCATTCTGGCCGGCGGCACCGGGAGCCGGCTGCATCCGATCACGCTGGCCATCAGCAAGCAGTTGATGCCGGTCTACGACAAGCCCATGATCTACTACCCGCTGAGCACGCTGATGCTGGCCGGGATACGCGACATCCTTGTGATCACCACCCCCACGACGCCCCAGGATTCCACCGGTTGCTCGGCGACGGATCTCAGCTCGGCGTCAACATCACCTACGCGGAGCAGCCCTCTCCGGACGGCCTCGCGCAGGCGTTCACCATCGCCGCGGACACGGGCTTCCTCGCCGAGAACGGCGACGAGCCTGTCGGCCTGGTGCTGGGTGACAACCTCTTCTATGGACCCGGCCTGGGCACGCAGCTGAAGCGATTCTCAGAGCTTCGAGGCGCAGCAGTCTTCGGCTACAAGGTCGCCGACCCGACCGCGTACGGCGTCGTCGAGTTCGACGGCGAGGGCCTTGCGGTGTCGCTGGAGGAGAAGCCCGCCGAGCCGAAGAGCCCCTATGCCGTCCCCGGTCTCTACTTCTATGACGGCACCGTGGTCGGTCACGCGCGCGAACTGCGGCCGAGCGCCCGGGGCGAACTGGAGATCACCGATCTCAACCGCATCTACCTCGAGCAGGGCGACCTCCAGGTCGAGGTGCTCCCACGCGGCACAGTGTGGCTGGACACCGGGACCTTCTCGGACCTGAACGACGCCTCCAACTACATCCGCACGATCGAGACCAGGCAGGGCATGAAGATCGGCGCCCCTGAGGAGATCGCGTGGCGCAACGGCTGGCTGAGCGATCAGCAGATCGCCGATCTCGCCGCGCCGCTGGCCAAGAGCGGCTACGGCAGCTACCTCCTCGATCTCTTGGAGGGTTGAGACCCGGCCGGCTGGGTCGGCCGCAGAGCAGGTCGAGGCGCGACACCGCGGCGGTCGCACACCCCAAGTGGTCCATGTCACGACGCCTGGAATTCACCGAAAACCAGGTATGTGACGGCCCTCGCCCCTAGACTCGGACCGCGTTCGGGGGACATGGGGTTCTCCCGGGCACGTCATCTTTGTCTGGGGGACAATCCACATGCAGCACCACATCGGGGGGATGACGGCGCGCCTTCGCCGGTTCCGCGTCCCACTTCTGATCGCCACCGACGCGCTCGCGATCGTCGCCTCCTACGCCGCGCTCGGCATCCTGCGCTACGACGCGGTCCAGGTGCCGTGGGACGGGCTGGCGATCGTGTGTGCCACCGCTCTGGTCGTGCACTTCGGCGTCGGCTGGCTGGTGAAGCTCTACCGCGGTCGCGCCATCGTCGCGAGCAGCGAGGAGACGGTGCTGCTCGGCGGGGTGGCGGCGGTGGTCAGTGTCCTGGTCTCGTTGATCAACCTCCTGTGGGAGCCGCAGCCGGTGGCCCGGCTGGTGCCGTTCGGCGCTGCCTTCGCGTCGACCGCCTTCATGATCGTGGCGCGCGCCGCCTGGCGTCGTTATGCGATGCGCGCCGGCTGGGTCAGCGGGGACAACGTGCAGGCCACGCTGGTCGTCGGCGCCGGCGATGCCGGCCAGCAGCTCGTGCTCTCCATGCTCGGCACGGCGAACTCGCCCTACCGCCCGGTCGCCTTCCTCGACGACGACCCGTGGCGCCGGCACTTCCGCTACGAGGGTGTCAGCGTGCAGGGCACGCTGGCCGATCTGGAGTCCGCGGTCGAGGGCTACGCCGTGGACACCGTGGTCGTCGCGATCCCGTCGGCGCCCAGCGAGCTTGTCACCGAGCTGTCCGACCGTTGCACCGCGCTCGGGGTCGAGGTCAAGGTGCTGCCGCCGGTCGATGAGATCCTGGGCGGGCGGATCACCATCCGCGACGTCCGCGACATCAACATCGCCGACCTCCTCGGCCGCAACGCCATCGAGACCGACATCTCCTCGGTCGCGCACTTCCTCAACGGCAAGCGGGTGCTGGTCACCGGCGCCGGGGGCTCCATCGGCTCCGAGCTGGCCCGCCAGATCTCGAAGTGGCACCCGTCCGAGCTGATGATGCTGGACCGCGACGAGTCCGGCCTGCACGGCGTGCAGCTGTCGATCCACGGTCACGCCCTGCTCGACTCGCCCGACGTGGTGCTCTGCGACATCCGCGACGCCGACGCGCTGAACCGGATCTTCGACGAGCGCCGTCCGGAAGTCGTCTTCCACGCGGCCGCGCTCAAGCACCTCCCGATGCTGGAGCAGTATCCGCTGGAGGCCGTCAAGACCAACGTCATCGGCACGGCCAACGTGCTCGAGGCGTCCCGGCGGGTCGGGGTCGAGCGGTTCGTCAACATCTCCACCGACAAGGCCGCGGACCCCACCAGCGTGCTCGGCTACTCCAAGCGCGTCGCCGAACGCCTGACGGCGGACTATGCCCGCAAGGACGACGGCTTCTACATGAGCGTCCGGTTCGGGAACGTGCTCGGCAGCCGTGGCTCGGTCCTGACCACCTTCGCCGGCCAGATCGCCGCCGGTGGCCCGATCACGGTGACCCACCCCGACGTCACCCGCTACTTCATGACCATCCCCGAGGCGGTCCAGCTCGTGCTCCAGGCCGGCGCGATCGGCCGGGACGGCGAAGTGCTGATCCTCGACATGGGCGAGCCGGTCAAGATCGACGACGTCGCCAAGGAGCTGATCCGCCAGTCGGGTCGCCGCATCGAGATCGTCTACACCGGCCTGCGTGACGGGGAGAAGATGGACGAGATCCTGCGCTCCGACGCGGAGCTCGACCACCGCCCGCTGCACCCGCTGATCTCGCACGTGCAGGTCGAAGCGGTGCACACCCCCGACACCCTTTCGATCCTCGGCTGCGTGTCTGCGACTCGAGCGACGGAAGCCCTGAAGGACCTGTGCGACGTGATGGTGTCCGATTCCGAGATGAACGAAAGTGTCAACGCGTGACAAGTGCTTCCAACGGACCTGTTCTCGTCACTGGAGGGACAGGCTCCTTCGGTCGGACCATGGTGCGACGACTCCTGGCTGCGGGTGCCGAGGAGGTTCGAGTCTTCAGCCGGGATGAGTTGAAGCAGCACGACTTGCGGGTCGCGCTCGATGATCCGCGGGTGCGCTTCCACATCGGGGATGTGCGCGACCGTGACAGCGTCGACCGCGCCATGCGCGGAGCCGAACTGGTCTTCCACGCCGCCGCACTGAAGCAAGTTCCGTCGTGCGAGTTCTTCCCCATGGAAGCTGTCCAGACCAATGTCATCGGCAGCCACAACGTCATCGAGTCGGCGGACGCTCACGGCGTTCGTTCCGTGGTCTGCCTCGGCACCGACAAGGCTGCTTATCCGGTGAACGCGATGGGCATGTCCAAGGGACTGATGGAGAAGGTCGCCCAGGCCTTCGCCCGCAACAACCCCGGCTCGGCGACGACGGTCTCGACGGTCCGTTACGGCAACGTGATGTGCTCGCGCGGTTCGGTGATCCCGCTCTTCGTGGAGCAGCTCAAACGGCGGCGGCCGCTCACCCTGACCGACCCAGACATGACACGCTTCCTGATGTCGCTGGACGAGGCGGTGCTGCTAGTGGAGCACGCCTTCACCCACGCTGCTCCCGGCGATCTCTTCATCCGCAAGGCGCCCGCTTCGACGGTCGAGGTGCTGGCGCGTGCGGTGGCGAAGGCAATGGGAGTGGAGGCCGAGCTCCAGGTCATCGGCACTCGACACGGCGAGAAGTTGTACGAGACGCTGGCGACGCGTGAGGAACTGGCCCGCTCGCAAGACGTGGGGGAGTACTTCCGCGTGTCCGTCGATGCGCGCGACCTCAACTACGGCCAGTACTTCGACGAGGGCGACGAGCACGAGTCGGAGATAGACGACTACCACTCGCACAACACCGAGCGCCTCGACGTCGACGGTGTGGTCGAGCTCCTCAACGGCCTGCCGGCCTTCCGGGCGCTGCTGGCCACTAGCTGATGGTCCCGTTCCTCCTCTCCTTCGTCCTCTGCCTGGCGCTGGTCGGCATACTCATCCCGGTGCTGCGTCGTGCGCAGTTCATGGACGTCCCTAACCATCGTTCGTCGCACTCCGCCTCGGTGCCGCGTGGCGGCGGATTTTCGGTGATCCTCACGCTGGCGCTGATGCTGCTGGTCTTCGGCCGCGACGGCGACGGGTGGGGCGTGGTCCTGGCGGCGATGCTGGTGATGACCGGGGTCGGACTGGTCGACGACCTGCGGAGCCTGGGGAGCGGCATACGGCTGACGTTGCAGTTGGCTGCGGGCGTCGCGCTCGCTGTCTGGGCCGTTCACGCGGGGGTCTCACTGTGGTGGGCGCCGGCCCTGGTGATCGGTGTCGCGGGCTACATCAACGCGTTCAACTTCATGGACGGCGTCAACGGCATCTCCGGCCTGACCGGAGCGGTTGTTGGCGGATGGTGGTGGGCCGTGGGCGCCGCGCACGATCTCGGGCTCGTGACCGTTCTCGGCGCGGCCCTGCTGGGGGCTTCACTCGGATTTCTGCCATGGAACGCGCCGCGGGCGAAGGTTTTCCTGGGCGACGTCGGCAGCTACGGCATCGGTCTGGTCGTCGTCGCGCTGTCCGTTGTGGCGTGGGTCGGCGGTGTCGACCGCTGGATGGCAGCGGCACCGCTGGTTGTCTACTGCGCCGACACGGGCTGGGTGTTGCTCAAGCGTGTCCGAGGTGGCCGTTCCTTGACCGAGGCGCACCGCGAGCATGCCTATCAGCGTCTGACCGATGCCGGCTGGCCGCACCTGGCCTCGGCAGGATTCTGCGCGGCGGCGGGTGCGGCGGTCTGCGCGGCCTCCCTGCTGGCTGAGGAATCGCTGGGTCTGGCCGTGGCGCTGGGTGCTGCAGCGGTGGCGGCATACCTCGCGGCACCGTCGGTTCTCGTACGGAAGAGGGTGCAGGCGTGAAGATAGGGATGATCACCCAGTGGTACGAGCCTGAGACCGGCTCGGCGGCTCATCCGACCGCCATCGCCCGCGCCATCCACGCGCGGGGGCACGATCTGAAGGTGCTGACAGGCTTCCCTAGTTACCCCCAGGGCGCCGTCCACTCCGGCTACTCGATGAGTCTGCGTCACCACGAGACCCGGGACGGGATCCAGGTGATGAGGGTTCCAGACGTCCCCAGCCACGACCAGAACGCGATCCGGCGGGCGTTGAGTCTGGTGTCGTTTGCCGGTGCTGCCACAGCGAACGTGGGCTGGCTCAAGGACGTCGACGTGATTCTGACGTATCTGACTCCAGCAACGGTCGGCGCCGCGGCGTGGACGCTGAACCGACTGCACGGCGTTCCCTACGTGCTCTACGTACAAGACCTCTGGCCGGAGACGGTCACCGCGAGCGGGTTCATCCGCAACGAGCGGATGTCGTCGGTCGTCGAACGCTCTCTGACTTCCATGTTGCGTCGCCTTTACTCCCGCGCCGCGGGCGTCGTGACAATCAGCCCGTCCATGGCGAAGACCCTCTCCACGCGAGGCGCACGCAGTGAGCCGATCTCCATCCCCAACTGGGTTGAGGGCGACGTGTTCCGACCGCCGGCCCCCGGCTGGACTCCGCAACTCCCGCCTGGGCGCACCTGGATGATGTACGCCGGTGGCATTGGGGACGTCCAAGCGCTCCACAACTCCGTGCGAGCCATGAGCCTGCTCAGCGACCGTCCCGACATCGGCATGGCGTTCGTCGGCGACGGAGTGGCCCGCGCAGGCCTCGAGCAGTTGGCCCGTGAGCTCGACGTCCACGATCGTGTGACCTTCCTCGGCCCCCGGCCAATGGAGCAAATGCCCGCGCTGATGGCGGAGGCCGCCGCCCAAGTCGTGTCCTTGCTTGACCTTCCGCTTTTCCGCGCCACGATCCCCAGCAAGGTGCAGGCGTCGATGGCTTGCGGTGCTCCCGTCGTGTGCGCAGTCGCGGGTGACGCGGCCGACCTTGTGACCGCCAGCGGGGCGGGCATCGCTGTGCTTCCCGAGTCCGCGGACGCGCTGGCAGCAGCCTTCCGCGACATGGCGGACCGAGGCGAGGAGGGACGTCGCCAACTGGGCGAGGCAGGATTGCGGGCTTACCGGGCGCAACTATCTGCTGAGGTTGGTGCCGCCCACCTCGAGCAGGTACTGCAAACCGCGGCGAGGTCGCGATGAGCGTCGTCGGCGTCCTTGGCGGCAGCGGGTTCGTGGGCGCACACGTGGTGCGCGCGCTCGAACGGGATGGAGTCGAGGCGCGGATCGTGAAGTCACCGCGGCTCAGTACCTCTGGCCGCGACCTCGCGGCGGTGACGGCAGACCTCGACCGCCCTGAACGAGCCGGCGTAGTGCAGGAGCTGCGCGAACGGCTGCTCGGCTGCTCGGCAGTGGTCAACGCCGCCGGCCTAGCGACTGCCACCGCTCACGGTGACGACCTGTTCGGCGCCAACTCGCTGCTTCCCGGAGTTGTCGCGCGGGCGCTGTGTAGTGACGTTCGCTTGGTCCACGTCAGTTCCGCCGCCGTGCAGGGTCGACGCGCACCACTTGACGAATCGGAGGTCTATGAGCCATTTAGCCCGTACTCCGCCTCGAAGGTCGTTGGCGAACAGATCATGCTCAGCTCCCACAGGAACGCCGTCTGTTATCGACCGACGTCGGTACACGGACCCGGGCGGGCGGTGACCGAGCGGCTCGCACGGTTGCTGGGCAGCCCGGCCGCTTCCGTCGCAGGTACTGGTGACGACCCAACCCCGCAAGTCCTAGTCGAAAACGTCGGAGATGTGGCGAAGTTCCTCGCGCTGGTCCCGTCGCCGGTGCCTCGGATAGTCCTCCACCCTTCGGAGGGTCTGACGACTTCGGAACTAGTCCGGCGACTCGGCGGTCGGGAGCCACGTCACGTGCCGGTCTCCGTAGCCCGAGCCGTCATTGTCTCCGCACGGACGGTAGGCAGCCGGAGCGCCCGTGCCGCAGGAGAGGCGCGCCGGCTCGAGATGTTGTGGTTTGGTCAGGCTCAAGAGCCTGGCTGGCTTGAGGGACGCTGGAGCGCTCCCCAGTCGTTAGAAGCGTGGAAGGAACTGAGATGAGGGTCGGGATCACCGGGGGCTTCGGCTTCCTCGGCTGGCACACGTCGTGCCGGCTGCAGGCTGTGCACGGCGTAGAGGCCGTGCGACTGGGCCGTGGCGACTTCGCCGACCCCGAGCGCCTGGCTGCTGCGCTGACCGGGGTCGACACGGTGCTGCACATCGCCGGGATCAACCGGGCCGACACCGAGGAGACGGTCGAGCAAGGCAATGTGGACCTTGCGGAGACCCTGGTCGAAGCCCTGCGTGCCAACGATCGGCCCGTCGATGTCGTCTACGCCAACTCCGTGCAGGCCGACCTGAACAACGCCTACGGCCGCGGCAAGGCTCAAGCGGCGGGTCTCCTGGCTCGGTCGGCACACGCGACCGGTGGACACTTCGCGGACCTCCTGCTGCCCAACTTGTACGGCGAGCACGGCAGACCGGGCTACAACTCATTCGTGGCAACGTTCGCCCATGAGGTGGCCGCGGGCCGCACGCCGACCGTGAGTGGTGACCGCGAGATCCCGCTTCTGCACGCCCAGGACGCAGCGGCCGCACTGATTGCGGCCGCCGGCAGCGACGTGCGGGAGACAATCCCAGCCGAGGCCGTCAGAATCAGCCGCGTGTTGGAACTGTTCGAGGAGTTCTACGCGCTTTACCACCAGCGCGGTGAGGTACCCGATATCTCGACACCGCTGCTGCGCAACTTGTTCAACACCTACCGGGCGGCGGCGTTCCCCGAGATGTGGCCGCTGTCGGCGCAGGTGCACGCGGACAACCGAGGAGATCTGTTCGAGACTGTCCGCGCTCACGGTGGTCCAGGCATGGCGTTTATGTCGACCACGCTACCCGGCCAGAAGCGCGGCGAGCACTACCACCTGCACAAGGTGGAGAGGTTCTTCGTGGTGAAGGGCGAGGCGGAGATCGAACTGCGCCAGCTGTTCCACGACGAGGTCGTCCGTTTCCGTCTGAGCGGGGACACGCCGTCATTTGTCGACATGCCCACCCTGTGGGTGCACAACATTCGTAATGTCGGCGACACGGAGCTCGTCACGATGTTCTGGGCGGACCAGTTGCTCGACCCTGTCAACCCGGACCAGTACCCCGAGACGATTGCCCAGGAGGCATCCGCATGAAGGTCATGACCGTCGTCGGCACGCGCCCGGAGATCATCCGTCTGGCGCGGGTGATCGACCGTCTGGACTCGACTCCTGGCATCGAGCACGTGTTGGTGCACACCGGGCAGAACTACGACCACTCGCTCAACCAGGTCTTCTTCGACGACCTCGGCCTGCGGGCCCCCGACCACTACCTCGGCGTCGACACCAGCTCGCTGGGCGCGGTCCTCGGCGGGGTCCTTGTCGGCACGGAGAAGGTCCTGCTCGAGGAGCAGCCGGACGCCCTGCTGGTGTTGGGTGACACCAACTCCTGCATCGCGACGGTGATGGCGAAGCGGATGCGGGTGCCCACCTTCCACATGGAGGCTGGCAACCGCTGCTTCGACGAGAACGTGCCGGAGGAGACCAACCGTCGCCTCGTCGACCACGTCGCGGACTTCAACCTTGCCTACACCGAACACGCGCGCCGCAACCTGCTCGCCGAGGGCCTGCACCCGCGCCGGATTGTGGTCACCGGCTCACCTATGCGTGAGGTGTTGAGTACGTATCGTGAGAACATTGAAAGGTCAACCGTTCTTGAGCAGCTCTCGCTCGCTCCCAAGAAGTACTTTCTGGTCAGTGCGCACCGCGAAGAGAATGTAGACTCGGCCCCGCGCTTGGTGCAGTTGATCGATTGCCTCAAAGCCGTCCATCGAGAGTGGCAACTGCCGGTGATCGTTTCCACGCACCCCCGAACCCGAAAGCGACTTGCACAAGTTTCGCTGGATACCGGTGCTGACATACGTTGGATGGAGCCGTTCGGCTTCCATGACTACAACAATCTCCAAAAGAACGCCGCGTGTGTACTCTCCGACTCCGGCACGATCGCCGAGGAATCGTCGATTCTGGGATTCCCGGCACTAACTCTGCGTGACTCGATTGAGCGGCCCGAAGCACTTGACGCCGGATCGATTGTGATGACTGGTCTGGACGCCGCTGATGTTGTCCGTACCATCGGCGTACTGCTGCGTGAGGAATCAACGTCGATTCCGCAAGGGTACGACATTGAGAATACGTCCCAGAGGGTCGTGCGTTTCATACTGTCGACCACCAAGCGTCACAAGCAATGGGCCGGGGTCCGAGAGTTGTGACTAGATCGCTGCGGGTATGGGTGGCAACAGACGTAACCGTTCATCGCGACAGTCGGGGTCGATTTAGAGCCAACCATAATGCCGCAAGCTTTGCTGCTTGGGCGCCGTTCGTGGCCGCATTTGGCTCGATAACTGTCGTTGCACGTCTCGATCCCACTGTTTCCGACGACGGTCCTCTCGTTGACGGGGATGGAGTAGAGGTAGAGACCCTGCCGCGATATCAGGGCCTCCGTGGCCTTGTCTTAACACTCCCGCGATTGGTACTCGCGGTGTCTCGAATCGGATCTAAGGCCGACGTCTTTATAGGACGCCCTGTAGAACCTCTGGCTCTGTTGCTGTTTGGACGTAGTTTCATGGCCGGAGCTAGATATATCGCGTTTATGGCCACTGACCCCGCTTCAATTGGCGCTGCCTATTTTGGCGGAGAGTCAAGAATGGGTCGCCTGTTTGGAAGCTTGGCGACCCTCTTTGCCCGGGCAATCGTCCGGCGCTCGGTGGGA from Nocardioides sambongensis includes:
- a CDS encoding NAD-dependent epimerase/dehydratase family protein; the protein is MSVVGVLGGSGFVGAHVVRALERDGVEARIVKSPRLSTSGRDLAAVTADLDRPERAGVVQELRERLLGCSAVVNAAGLATATAHGDDLFGANSLLPGVVARALCSDVRLVHVSSAAVQGRRAPLDESEVYEPFSPYSASKVVGEQIMLSSHRNAVCYRPTSVHGPGRAVTERLARLLGSPAASVAGTGDDPTPQVLVENVGDVAKFLALVPSPVPRIVLHPSEGLTTSELVRRLGGREPRHVPVSVARAVIVSARTVGSRSARAAGEARRLEMLWFGQAQEPGWLEGRWSAPQSLEAWKELR
- a CDS encoding dTDP-4-dehydrorhamnose 3,5-epimerase family protein, with the translated sequence MDDAATASGAADLTVTETPVPGLLVVTLPVHHDDRGWFKENWQREKMVALGLPDFGPVQNNMSFNARRGATRGIHTEPWDKFVSVATGRVFAAWVDMREGTSFGATFSIELDPGTAVYVPRGVGNSYQALEDGTLYSYLVNDHWRPGISYPALHLADESAAIAWPIPWTPPRSRSPRRTSSTRASRTSSRSDRAGR
- a CDS encoding glycosyltransferase family 4 protein, translated to MITQWYEPETGSAAHPTAIARAIHARGHDLKVLTGFPSYPQGAVHSGYSMSLRHHETRDGIQVMRVPDVPSHDQNAIRRALSLVSFAGAATANVGWLKDVDVILTYLTPATVGAAAWTLNRLHGVPYVLYVQDLWPETVTASGFIRNERMSSVVERSLTSMLRRLYSRAAGVVTISPSMAKTLSTRGARSEPISIPNWVEGDVFRPPAPGWTPQLPPGRTWMMYAGGIGDVQALHNSVRAMSLLSDRPDIGMAFVGDGVARAGLEQLARELDVHDRVTFLGPRPMEQMPALMAEAAAQVVSLLDLPLFRATIPSKVQASMACGAPVVCAVAGDAADLVTASGAGIAVLPESADALAAAFRDMADRGEEGRRQLGEAGLRAYRAQLSAEVGAAHLEQVLQTAARSR
- a CDS encoding SDR family oxidoreductase — translated: MADPLDSPEVEVSAKDQLNPRLEDVEPVRPRRTLITGCRGQLGRALAALWPDADQVDLDELDLTDPAALAAWPWPEYDLILNAAAYTAVDRAETDGRTTAWAANAAAPAALARVADMHGLTLVHYSTDYVFDGSHKPGGHREDDPLCPLGVYGQTKAAGDLAVQQSDRHYVLRTSWVIGDGNNFVRTMRNLAGRGVSPGVVDDQVGRLTFTSELARATRHLVDARAPYGLYNATNGGPARSWAEIARRVFELSGRDAADVTPVTTEEYGAGKDLAPRPLHSLLALDKLTATGFTPTDADQALVAYLREESADGSTTP
- a CDS encoding polysaccharide biosynthesis C-terminal domain-containing protein, with the protein product MRVGITGGFGFLGWHTSCRLQAVHGVEAVRLGRGDFADPERLAAALTGVDTVLHIAGINRADTEETVEQGNVDLAETLVEALRANDRPVDVVYANSVQADLNNAYGRGKAQAAGLLARSAHATGGHFADLLLPNLYGEHGRPGYNSFVATFAHEVAAGRTPTVSGDREIPLLHAQDAAAALIAAAGSDVRETIPAEAVRISRVLELFEEFYALYHQRGEVPDISTPLLRNLFNTYRAAAFPEMWPLSAQVHADNRGDLFETVRAHGGPGMAFMSTTLPGQKRGEHYHLHKVERFFVVKGEAEIELRQLFHDEVVRFRLSGDTPSFVDMPTLWVHNIRNVGDTELVTMFWADQLLDPVNPDQYPETIAQEASA
- a CDS encoding polysaccharide biosynthesis protein, yielding MVRRLLAAGAEEVRVFSRDELKQHDLRVALDDPRVRFHIGDVRDRDSVDRAMRGAELVFHAAALKQVPSCEFFPMEAVQTNVIGSHNVIESADAHGVRSVVCLGTDKAAYPVNAMGMSKGLMEKVAQAFARNNPGSATTVSTVRYGNVMCSRGSVIPLFVEQLKRRRPLTLTDPDMTRFLMSLDEAVLLVEHAFTHAAPGDLFIRKAPASTVEVLARAVAKAMGVEAELQVIGTRHGEKLYETLATREELARSQDVGEYFRVSVDARDLNYGQYFDEGDEHESEIDDYHSHNTERLDVDGVVELLNGLPAFRALLATS
- a CDS encoding polysaccharide biosynthesis protein, translating into MQHHIGGMTARLRRFRVPLLIATDALAIVASYAALGILRYDAVQVPWDGLAIVCATALVVHFGVGWLVKLYRGRAIVASSEETVLLGGVAAVVSVLVSLINLLWEPQPVARLVPFGAAFASTAFMIVARAAWRRYAMRAGWVSGDNVQATLVVGAGDAGQQLVLSMLGTANSPYRPVAFLDDDPWRRHFRYEGVSVQGTLADLESAVEGYAVDTVVVAIPSAPSELVTELSDRCTALGVEVKVLPPVDEILGGRITIRDVRDINIADLLGRNAIETDISSVAHFLNGKRVLVTGAGGSIGSELARQISKWHPSELMMLDRDESGLHGVQLSIHGHALLDSPDVVLCDIRDADALNRIFDERRPEVVFHAAALKHLPMLEQYPLEAVKTNVIGTANVLEASRRVGVERFVNISTDKAADPTSVLGYSKRVAERLTADYARKDDGFYMSVRFGNVLGSRGSVLTTFAGQIAAGGPITVTHPDVTRYFMTIPEAVQLVLQAGAIGRDGEVLILDMGEPVKIDDVAKELIRQSGRRIEIVYTGLRDGEKMDEILRSDAELDHRPLHPLISHVQVEAVHTPDTLSILGCVSATRATEALKDLCDVMVSDSEMNESVNA
- a CDS encoding MraY family glycosyltransferase; protein product: MVPFLLSFVLCLALVGILIPVLRRAQFMDVPNHRSSHSASVPRGGGFSVILTLALMLLVFGRDGDGWGVVLAAMLVMTGVGLVDDLRSLGSGIRLTLQLAAGVALAVWAVHAGVSLWWAPALVIGVAGYINAFNFMDGVNGISGLTGAVVGGWWWAVGAAHDLGLVTVLGAALLGASLGFLPWNAPRAKVFLGDVGSYGIGLVVVALSVVAWVGGVDRWMAAAPLVVYCADTGWVLLKRVRGGRSLTEAHREHAYQRLTDAGWPHLASAGFCAAAGAAVCAASLLAEESLGLAVALGAAAVAAYLAAPSVLVRKRVQA
- the rfbB gene encoding dTDP-glucose 4,6-dehydratase: MQQILVTGGAGFIGSNFVHHLVRHTDASVTVLDKMTYAASREALDGLPSDRVSLVVGDIADPAVVDPLVAEHDAVVHYAAESHNDNSLADPSPFIRTNLIGTFTLLEAARRHDVRFHHVSTDEVYGDLELDDPAKFTPSTPYNPSSPYSASKAGSDHLVRAWVRSFGVRATISNCSNNYGPWQHVEKFIPRQITNLLAGGRVKLYGAGANVRDWIHTEDHSSAVLAILERGAIGETYLIGADGEKSNLEVVRMLLGLLGHAEDDFDQVTDRAGHDLRYAIDASKLRDELGWRPQYGDFAAGLSATVDWYRANEAWWRPKKGATEAAYAAKGQ